From the Paenibacillus sp. FSL H8-0548 genome, one window contains:
- a CDS encoding carbohydrate ABC transporter permease, giving the protein MKNKGRIFDVINYIFLTLVGCMMVFPILHVLAKSFSSTQAINAGKVTLFPIDWTVMNYQVILGDGSIWRAFMVSILITVVGTLINLIFTASLAYPLSRQEYSIRKVILILILVTMIFQAPLIPNYMVIKNLQLIDSLWVLIIPSAISAYNLFIMRSFFTALPSELIDSASIDGAGELRTIWSIILPLSKPVMATMGLFYAVSHWNSYSSALYYINDRALYPLQLRLREIVLSNDLGQAGSLLENVNEVSPAGVQMAVIIVSVIPIIIVYPFLQKYFIKGMLIGSIKS; this is encoded by the coding sequence ATGAAAAACAAAGGCCGCATATTCGACGTTATTAACTATATTTTTCTGACGCTGGTCGGTTGTATGATGGTTTTTCCAATCCTTCATGTTCTCGCCAAATCATTCAGTAGTACTCAAGCGATTAACGCAGGCAAGGTTACGCTGTTTCCGATCGATTGGACCGTCATGAACTATCAAGTTATACTTGGTGACGGCTCCATCTGGCGGGCATTTATGGTGAGCATATTGATAACAGTCGTGGGCACTTTAATTAATTTGATTTTCACTGCATCGCTGGCATATCCATTGTCCAGACAAGAATATTCGATTCGTAAAGTTATTCTTATTTTAATTCTAGTTACCATGATTTTTCAGGCGCCGCTTATTCCGAATTATATGGTGATCAAAAATTTGCAATTGATTGATTCCTTATGGGTTTTGATTATTCCATCGGCCATTAGTGCGTATAATTTGTTCATTATGCGATCCTTTTTCACAGCGCTTCCTTCAGAACTGATCGACAGCGCGAGTATAGATGGAGCAGGCGAGCTGCGTACGATATGGAGCATCATTCTTCCCTTATCCAAACCGGTTATGGCAACGATGGGCTTGTTCTATGCTGTGTCACATTGGAATTCCTACTCCTCGGCATTGTACTATATCAATGACAGAGCACTCTATCCGCTGCAGCTACGACTCAGGGAAATTGTGTTGAGCAACGACCTGGGCCAAGCCGGCAGCCTGCTGGAAAATGTAAATGAGGTGTCTCCAGCTGGTGTGCAGATGGCGGTTATCATCGTCTCTGTCATACCGATCATTATCGTTTATCCGTTCCTTCAAAAATATTTTATCAAAGGGATGCTTATCGGTTCTATAAAGTCTTAA
- a CDS encoding response regulator gives MRVLIVEDEPVIQKGLVKMVQRYPATFSAIYTADDGESAFETIQKLEPHLVLTDLRMKRMDGLELCERIHREYGHIQVAIISGYNDFQYAQRAMEYGVKRFLLKPVVQQDVHNMLKELISGLTGNIIPVHKYVDFAEQLEQSIWHLQREGTTLLLEEGERSGLFEGLNVIRTEAVLHDCLTMIVDRLERRGWKPQSQGLGEKRSANTKKEVIAAFAVIIHKIMVELQLNRKGNFKDPIEEAKAYIDCHLAEDITLEEVAKRVGLARTYFSALFKKMTGETFVHYRIKKRMEEARKLLAIPTLTITDIAILVGYEDYPHFTKTFKNFVGISPSEYRASFGIE, from the coding sequence GTGCGGGTATTGATTGTAGAAGATGAGCCAGTTATTCAAAAAGGATTGGTCAAAATGGTCCAGCGGTACCCAGCAACGTTCTCCGCGATTTATACAGCTGATGATGGGGAATCGGCCTTTGAAACGATTCAGAAACTTGAGCCCCATCTGGTGCTGACTGATTTGCGCATGAAGCGGATGGATGGTCTTGAATTATGTGAACGGATTCATCGTGAATATGGTCATATACAGGTGGCTATCATTTCCGGCTACAATGACTTTCAATACGCACAACGGGCAATGGAGTACGGTGTAAAACGATTTTTGCTGAAACCCGTCGTCCAGCAGGATGTGCATAATATGCTGAAGGAATTGATTTCGGGTTTGACCGGAAATATTATCCCTGTTCATAAATACGTGGATTTCGCAGAGCAGCTGGAACAAAGCATCTGGCACCTGCAGCGGGAGGGTACAACTCTTTTGCTTGAAGAGGGAGAACGGTCCGGTTTATTTGAAGGCTTGAATGTCATTCGTACGGAGGCGGTGCTGCATGACTGCCTAACTATGATTGTAGATCGCCTGGAGCGACGGGGATGGAAACCGCAGTCCCAAGGCCTCGGAGAAAAACGGTCAGCTAACACGAAGAAAGAGGTAATAGCAGCCTTTGCCGTGATCATTCACAAAATTATGGTGGAGCTGCAGCTCAATCGAAAAGGCAACTTTAAGGATCCGATAGAGGAAGCTAAAGCATACATTGATTGTCATCTCGCCGAGGATATAACGCTTGAGGAAGTCGCCAAACGGGTAGGACTCGCCAGGACTTACTTCAGTGCGCTTTTCAAAAAAATGACCGGGGAAACCTTCGTGCACTACCGGATCAAAAAGCGGATGGAGGAGGCTCGCAAGCTGCTTGCCATCCCGACTTTAACGATCACAGATATTGCTATCCTTGTAGGTTATGAGGATTATCCCCATTTTACGAAGACGTTTAAAAATTTCGTTGGGATATCGCCTTCGGAATATCGCGCTTCATTTGGCATTGAATAA
- a CDS encoding sensor histidine kinase, translating to MRVTLSLKLLFYFTIVTLLSLTAVGIAFYSISAKQLQKSTESQMIQIVDNAVHHTNLYLSSYQRSTVALLSDLRVKRYIDLPADREEYENYRFTTDIRDAIVEPVWIRNPEIAALYIIGYSGNALYYYNGGSAPSFKPADTAEQIQYFKDHTDENGALTIMNYSILKEDTPMLTLIRSIRGLQSPEMKGFVGIEVKAEELSTLWKGIDLGPDSYFFIVDGEGRIQYHNDQDKVGSFVPASLGKQISQHGTSMFRSSAEDIDRAYISRQADYSGWNLVVSLPYNQLQKPLITIRNSIIIVAVLTLMIALILASRFGKSITTPIRALMKGMSQTEKGNWKFIPLPNHKDEITELIIRYNLMVNRLSELVETVYQTELKNKEIQAERQKAEFQSLQLQINPHFLYNTLETVVCYAVIQDSDEISEIVGALSYMLHYSVHTNLEEITVANELKHVMYYMVIINHRIGRSFEIDVRIRPELLLRKMVRLTLQPLVENVFQHGFRYGVEDHHMITIDAGEDGEIFWFSVTDNGSGITHKRLEELRAKLSENRLADEEKDKGIPGGIGVPNVHRRIQLVFGEEYGVTVESSPDGGTRMIMRMPISKDNEHHGQAAVSDQIAFFPEPESS from the coding sequence ATGAGAGTGACGCTTAGCTTAAAGCTGCTCTTCTACTTTACAATTGTCACACTGCTTTCCCTGACTGCGGTCGGAATAGCATTTTACAGTATTTCGGCCAAGCAGCTGCAAAAAAGCACGGAGAGCCAAATGATTCAGATCGTGGACAATGCGGTTCATCATACAAATCTCTATTTGTCTTCCTATCAGCGGTCCACGGTGGCACTGCTGTCTGATCTAAGAGTCAAACGATATATTGATCTGCCGGCAGATCGGGAGGAATATGAGAATTATCGTTTCACAACCGATATCCGGGATGCCATCGTCGAACCGGTCTGGATTCGAAATCCCGAAATCGCAGCTTTATACATTATCGGATATTCTGGAAATGCATTATATTATTACAATGGCGGTTCGGCACCATCATTCAAGCCTGCGGACACCGCAGAACAGATTCAATATTTTAAGGATCATACGGATGAGAACGGTGCTCTAACGATCATGAATTACAGTATTCTCAAGGAGGATACGCCGATGCTTACCTTAATTAGGAGCATACGGGGGCTTCAATCGCCTGAGATGAAAGGTTTTGTAGGCATTGAAGTCAAGGCTGAGGAGCTGTCGACGCTATGGAAAGGGATCGACCTTGGTCCAGACAGCTACTTCTTCATTGTGGACGGGGAAGGAAGAATTCAATACCATAACGATCAAGACAAAGTCGGTTCTTTCGTCCCGGCTAGCCTGGGCAAGCAGATCAGCCAGCATGGTACCTCGATGTTCCGCAGTTCGGCGGAAGACATTGATCGGGCCTATATTAGTCGTCAAGCGGACTACTCGGGCTGGAATCTGGTCGTATCCCTGCCATATAATCAACTGCAAAAGCCGCTTATAACGATCCGAAACTCCATTATCATCGTGGCGGTGCTGACTTTGATGATTGCTCTTATTTTAGCAAGCCGATTTGGCAAGTCCATTACTACGCCAATCCGTGCACTAATGAAAGGGATGAGCCAGACAGAAAAGGGGAACTGGAAATTTATTCCCCTACCGAACCATAAGGATGAAATTACAGAGCTGATCATACGTTACAATTTAATGGTAAACCGTCTTTCGGAGCTGGTGGAGACCGTATATCAGACAGAATTAAAAAATAAGGAAATTCAAGCCGAAAGGCAGAAGGCAGAATTTCAATCTCTCCAACTGCAGATCAACCCGCATTTTCTGTACAATACGCTAGAGACGGTAGTTTGTTATGCGGTTATACAAGATTCGGATGAAATATCTGAAATCGTCGGCGCTCTTTCCTATATGCTTCATTATTCCGTACACACCAATTTGGAAGAAATAACGGTGGCGAATGAGCTTAAGCATGTGATGTATTATATGGTTATTATCAATCACCGGATCGGCCGATCATTTGAGATCGATGTGCGTATCCGGCCGGAGCTGCTGCTTCGCAAAATGGTCCGCCTAACCCTTCAGCCGCTGGTGGAAAATGTATTCCAGCACGGCTTCCGTTACGGCGTTGAAGATCATCACATGATTACGATTGACGCTGGAGAGGATGGAGAAATCTTCTGGTTCAGTGTCACGGATAACGGCAGCGGGATAACTCACAAGCGGCTTGAGGAGCTTCGAGCCAAGCTTAGCGAGAACCGACTGGCTGACGAGGAGAAGGACAAGGGAATTCCGGGCGGCATCGGCGTTCCCAATGTTCATCGACGGATTCAGCTTGTTTTCGGCGAAGAGTACGGCGTGACCGTAGAGAGTAGTCCTGATGGGGGAACTCGAATGATCATGAGGATGCCGATATCCAAAGATAATGAACATCATGGACAAGCAGCGGTTTCGGATCAAATCGCATTCTTTCCTGAGCCGGAGAGCAGCTAG
- a CDS encoding extracellular solute-binding protein, which produces MKKWFSVMMSVALVAGLSAGCGSNETSGGNADAADASKPLKFSISLNTSGNAYAESSKDINNDKWIKELEKRANIDLDIQLIPLKDFDSKMAVKFAGGEIPDVVQNVGGATDKSMAGSVQAGIFMPLDDLLKEHAPELMKLVPKEAWDEVSYEGKIYGIPTWLSNPSRRATFIRTDLLEKTGLPVPETIEDFLNVLREFKKLGLSAPYQMRENFKYADIVFGAYDALGYQFTEMDGQIVPKFYNSENMEKALNVYKTMYDEGLIQKDFATIQASQYGENIAAGNAGIWTANAQNLLDLRTQVAASNPEAKVDIIPSPIGDNGQKGYGLYSSVNTSLYINNKVSKEKAVRIIQMFEWMQTDEAKKFYSFGIEGENYTEKDGKIDYKMPEGKAAQDEEKFRNQMRWVGDGTINRERTELLPNGVDVLKALDETLSTEGIGGIGFVPDLESFSIFPDLASKRPDQAPKLVVDHMVKMIYGKEPISDFPKVIEEYKQKGGDEIVKEATERYNSKEGIIEQQNR; this is translated from the coding sequence ATGAAGAAATGGTTTAGTGTAATGATGTCAGTGGCGCTAGTTGCAGGCCTCTCTGCAGGATGCGGCAGTAATGAAACATCAGGTGGAAATGCCGATGCGGCGGACGCTTCCAAACCGCTGAAATTCAGTATTTCATTGAACACAAGTGGAAACGCTTACGCTGAAAGCTCCAAGGACATTAATAACGACAAGTGGATAAAGGAGCTTGAGAAAAGAGCGAATATCGATTTGGATATTCAACTGATTCCTCTGAAAGATTTTGATTCCAAAATGGCGGTCAAGTTTGCTGGCGGAGAAATTCCGGATGTTGTTCAGAATGTCGGAGGGGCTACGGATAAATCGATGGCCGGGTCGGTGCAGGCAGGCATCTTTATGCCGCTTGACGATTTGTTAAAGGAGCATGCCCCCGAGCTGATGAAGCTCGTTCCGAAGGAAGCATGGGATGAGGTAAGCTACGAAGGCAAAATATACGGCATTCCTACCTGGCTCAGCAATCCGTCCCGCCGTGCCACTTTTATTCGTACTGACTTGCTGGAAAAAACCGGTCTACCGGTACCAGAAACGATAGAAGATTTCTTAAATGTTTTGCGCGAATTTAAAAAGCTCGGATTAAGCGCTCCATATCAGATGCGGGAAAATTTTAAATATGCGGATATTGTCTTTGGTGCGTATGACGCGCTTGGATATCAGTTTACCGAAATGGACGGACAAATCGTACCGAAATTTTATAATAGCGAAAATATGGAGAAAGCTTTAAACGTGTACAAAACGATGTATGACGAAGGTCTCATTCAGAAGGACTTTGCAACGATTCAAGCTTCACAGTACGGCGAAAATATTGCTGCGGGCAATGCGGGGATATGGACGGCTAACGCACAAAACCTGTTAGATCTTCGTACTCAAGTAGCCGCATCAAACCCCGAGGCGAAAGTGGATATTATTCCGTCGCCGATCGGTGACAATGGGCAAAAAGGCTATGGCTTGTACAGTTCAGTTAATACCTCTTTGTATATCAACAACAAGGTTAGCAAGGAAAAGGCTGTCCGGATAATCCAAATGTTTGAATGGATGCAAACGGATGAAGCGAAAAAATTCTACAGTTTTGGTATTGAAGGCGAGAATTACACTGAAAAAGACGGGAAAATCGATTATAAGATGCCTGAAGGCAAAGCTGCTCAAGACGAAGAGAAATTTCGTAATCAAATGCGCTGGGTTGGAGACGGAACGATCAACCGCGAACGGACTGAACTACTTCCGAACGGCGTTGATGTTCTGAAAGCGCTGGATGAAACGCTGAGCACAGAAGGAATAGGCGGCATCGGATTTGTGCCGGATCTGGAATCATTCAGCATATTCCCTGATCTTGCTTCCAAACGTCCGGATCAAGCGCCTAAGCTGGTTGTCGATCATATGGTCAAAATGATTTATGGAAAAGAGCCTATTAGTGATTTCCCTAAAGTCATCGAAGAATACAAGCAAAAAGGCGGCGATGAGATCGTAAAAGAAGCGACCGAGCGCTACAACAGCAAAGAAGGAATCATTGAGCAGCAAAATCGTTAA
- a CDS encoding glucuronate isomerase gives MSQPSLYNEIMQMPVIDTHTHLVGNKLCANDFWEISDYFWLNRELQSAGYPADADRLPQEERAAAFVSAYHGSRNTMMNRAFTAIMKNLYEIALTDAESVLKANETVKQKRNTADWAQHVADRLNVVRFVVNHPDHAAFAGMREDALLLPRIDSWLPELARKIADSSGASRQSAFEYTKRTISDQLQSYQAMGSPGIMTTLSAYEASAHEAYELSDNSSIDEITMMLLHEICSELQERGMFLQLFLGIERGWGTDSAAPVNNSLRIVKLYGLFESYSIAFELVVASELNNMDIVQAAWNFPNVHVGGMWWYNFRPSTYLQSMQYRLEAIAPLKSSLVVSDARCIEWTYGKLLLVKELLAHFLDKQVENGWISREDALYSASEWLHGSAAKRYGLTNSTR, from the coding sequence ATGAGTCAACCCTCATTATATAACGAGATCATGCAGATGCCAGTCATCGATACGCATACCCATCTAGTGGGAAATAAGCTATGCGCGAACGATTTTTGGGAAATTTCCGATTATTTCTGGTTGAACCGCGAGCTGCAGTCAGCAGGTTACCCTGCCGACGCGGATCGGCTTCCGCAAGAGGAACGCGCTGCAGCATTTGTGAGTGCTTATCACGGATCCCGCAATACGATGATGAACCGAGCCTTTACAGCGATCATGAAAAATTTATACGAAATCGCCCTTACCGATGCAGAGTCGGTGCTAAAGGCGAATGAAACGGTAAAGCAGAAGAGAAACACTGCTGATTGGGCACAGCATGTTGCAGACCGCTTGAATGTCGTGCGTTTTGTCGTTAACCATCCTGATCATGCAGCCTTTGCAGGAATGAGGGAGGATGCCTTATTGCTGCCGCGAATCGATTCGTGGCTGCCGGAGCTAGCCCGAAAAATCGCCGATTCCTCCGGCGCAAGCAGGCAGTCAGCATTCGAATATACGAAGAGAACCATTTCGGACCAATTGCAGTCCTATCAAGCGATGGGCTCGCCCGGAATAATGACGACGTTGTCTGCCTATGAGGCTTCGGCTCACGAGGCATATGAGCTTAGCGACAATTCAAGTATAGATGAAATCACGATGATGCTGCTTCATGAGATTTGTTCCGAGCTGCAAGAGCGGGGAATGTTTCTGCAGCTGTTTCTAGGCATCGAACGAGGCTGGGGAACAGACTCGGCGGCTCCTGTGAACAATTCATTGCGGATCGTTAAGCTGTATGGTCTATTCGAAAGTTATTCCATTGCGTTTGAACTGGTAGTGGCTTCTGAATTAAATAATATGGACATCGTACAGGCGGCATGGAATTTCCCCAACGTGCATGTGGGAGGCATGTGGTGGTATAACTTCCGGCCGAGCACTTACTTGCAGAGCATGCAATATCGGCTGGAGGCGATTGCCCCGCTTAAGAGCTCGCTTGTTGTATCGGATGCGCGCTGCATCGAATGGACGTATGGCAAGCTGCTTCTCGTCAAGGAGCTGCTTGCACACTTTTTGGATAAACAGGTTGAGAACGGTTGGATTAGTCGAGAGGATGCGCTGTATAGCGCTTCGGAATGGCTGCATGGAAGTGCTGCTAAACGGTATGGGTTAACGAATTCGACGCGATGA
- a CDS encoding glycoside hydrolase family protein, with product MTFSLMDRMLPAPMNGGFRMDDWWVWCGSVVRGEDSRFHLFASRFPKWLPMHPGWLLRSEIVRASSDTPEGPYTYEETVFPARGAEYWDGLSTHNPHIIRYGNKFLLYYMGTTHPFAEPKPGDTVDEGDYRVIAARANKRVGLAVADSVYGPWSRLDAPILPTRPGKFDSFLTSNPAPHIREDGSVLLIYKARKYESNGHGQMTLGVAEASGIEGPYRVIHDSPLFPPEQFHIEDPFIWHTAEGYRMIAKDMDGHLCGEKHGGILAVSDDGTDWRLAESLKSYSRLVRWEDGTEQWMGSFERPFLLFQDGVPTHLFAAVADGSGGFRNAENTWNMVIPLRTTN from the coding sequence ATGACTTTTTCACTGATGGACCGAATGCTTCCGGCTCCGATGAATGGAGGATTCCGCATGGATGACTGGTGGGTATGGTGCGGGTCGGTTGTGCGCGGAGAGGACTCGCGCTTTCATCTTTTCGCATCCCGCTTTCCAAAGTGGCTGCCGATGCATCCGGGATGGCTGCTCCGCTCTGAGATTGTCCGCGCATCGTCCGATACCCCGGAAGGCCCCTATACTTACGAGGAAACGGTTTTTCCGGCTCGCGGTGCGGAATATTGGGACGGGCTAAGTACTCATAATCCGCATATCATTCGTTATGGAAATAAGTTTCTGTTGTATTATATGGGCACCACGCATCCTTTCGCTGAGCCGAAGCCCGGTGACACGGTGGATGAGGGCGACTACCGCGTCATTGCTGCTCGTGCTAACAAGCGCGTTGGGTTAGCCGTTGCCGATAGCGTTTACGGGCCATGGTCAAGGCTTGACGCGCCTATTTTGCCTACGAGGCCGGGCAAGTTCGACAGCTTCCTGACGTCTAATCCCGCTCCTCATATCCGGGAAGACGGCAGCGTACTGCTGATTTATAAAGCTCGCAAATACGAGAGCAATGGGCATGGACAGATGACTCTAGGCGTTGCCGAGGCCTCGGGAATTGAAGGACCGTACCGCGTCATTCATGACTCTCCACTCTTTCCGCCAGAACAATTTCATATAGAGGACCCGTTTATTTGGCATACCGCAGAGGGATACCGTATGATCGCCAAGGATATGGACGGCCATTTATGCGGAGAAAAGCATGGCGGGATTTTGGCTGTTTCCGATGACGGGACGGATTGGCGATTGGCCGAATCCCTCAAGTCGTATTCAAGGCTAGTCCGCTGGGAGGACGGCACAGAGCAGTGGATGGGCAGCTTCGAGCGACCATTTCTGCTTTTTCAAGATGGTGTTCCTACGCATTTATTCGCAGCGGTAGCAGATGGTTCCGGAGGATTTCGAAATGCGGAAAACACTTGGAATATGGTCATTCCGCTGAGGACAACGAACTGA
- a CDS encoding glycoside hydrolase family 88 protein translates to MRETVVKQNARGLEISDSIQEWAEQAWEQIVNKVERTSKRIGVSFPHASVDGVYDNMRTSWWTAGFWPGILWQISADGNHAALQEIAERIEEKLDEPLYALAVHHDSGFIWTLSAVANYRVTGSESSKQRGVMAASQLASRFNLKGKFIRAWHDTANVNRSGWSIIDTVMNLPLLYWASEVTDDPRFRHIAEAHAETVLEHFLRPDGSSYHIVNFDSESGARIGAMSGQGYAEESAWARGSAWMIYGLVLSYHYTGDHRFLTGAKRAAHFFLANLPEDHVPHWDFRAPEEGGKPRDTSAGACAACGLIELARIVPQSEASMYLSAAEKIIRSIHENYGAWDQPEEALILSGTSNLPGGVHIDTPLIYGDFFFVEAVSKLRGTDLQLW, encoded by the coding sequence ATGAGAGAGACAGTAGTTAAACAAAACGCTCGTGGATTGGAAATATCAGATTCCATTCAGGAATGGGCTGAACAAGCATGGGAGCAAATTGTAAATAAAGTAGAGCGGACCAGCAAGCGGATTGGCGTCAGTTTTCCGCATGCTTCTGTCGATGGAGTATACGACAATATGCGGACATCGTGGTGGACGGCAGGATTCTGGCCGGGTATTTTGTGGCAGATTTCCGCTGATGGAAATCATGCAGCTCTTCAGGAGATTGCCGAGCGGATTGAGGAAAAACTAGATGAACCGCTATATGCTCTTGCCGTCCATCATGATTCCGGTTTTATTTGGACGCTCTCGGCTGTGGCGAATTACCGTGTGACCGGCAGCGAGAGTTCCAAGCAAAGAGGAGTGATGGCGGCTTCTCAGTTAGCCAGCCGTTTTAACTTGAAGGGGAAATTTATTAGAGCCTGGCATGATACTGCGAATGTGAACCGCTCTGGCTGGTCGATCATTGATACCGTAATGAACCTGCCCTTGCTTTACTGGGCATCAGAAGTGACGGATGATCCGCGTTTTCGGCATATCGCTGAAGCTCATGCGGAAACGGTGTTGGAGCATTTTCTCCGCCCGGATGGATCCAGCTACCATATTGTTAATTTCGACTCGGAATCGGGAGCGAGAATCGGTGCCATGTCTGGCCAAGGTTATGCGGAAGAATCCGCTTGGGCGAGGGGCAGCGCCTGGATGATTTATGGACTTGTTTTGTCTTATCATTATACCGGAGATCATCGATTCCTGACGGGTGCCAAAAGGGCAGCTCATTTCTTTCTAGCGAATCTACCTGAAGACCATGTGCCTCATTGGGATTTCAGGGCGCCGGAAGAAGGCGGCAAGCCTCGCGATACATCGGCAGGTGCCTGTGCGGCATGTGGTTTGATCGAGCTGGCAAGGATTGTCCCACAGTCAGAAGCTTCGATGTACTTAAGCGCAGCAGAAAAAATAATTCGATCCATTCATGAAAATTATGGCGCCTGGGATCAGCCGGAAGAAGCTTTGATTTTATCCGGCACATCCAATCTGCCGGGAGGCGTGCATATTGACACGCCGCTGATCTATGGTGATTTTTTCTTCGTAGAAGCCGTATCCAAGCTACGGGGAACAGATCTGCAGCTGTGGTAA
- a CDS encoding alpha-L-fucosidase, translating into MIKKSLDQAKVETENLLDDPFNIQSAEIPLDDEQNRRMEWWRQARLGLFIHWGPYSLTAGEWKGKEIQASYSEHIMLRAQISVAEYEEMAKDFYPSAFDAVRWVRTAKQAGMKYIILTAKHHDGFALYDSKVSDYSIVKHNSFGRDPLRELAEACSAEGIVFGIYYSHAMDWHDPDSQGNTWDYPGNIGAYDEVETWIQDSDKRTRFERYLHDKSIPQVRELLTDYGKVGLMWFDCGGKLTREQGEQFLAAVHGVQPDCLVNSRVWKAPLGDYSNSSDNQLTTRTLRRDWENIITLNDSWGYKKSDHNWKSPLAIIKQMIDVVSKNGNLVINIGPMASGEWDPVSESILLEIGSWLTANGDSIYGAGAAPTARPFWGRCTLKGNTLFLHVFDRPLGSKLIVPGLKTEVQRVFVLDGGKELVFSQVSDQDLEVELPALTESGNSSNAKPLVIAVVCTGPVEGNPVKLLDSGGHDSLELGVFESEIAGPTLRYDTGKKDRDNLLDWTDQEDEAVWRVRTLGPMKFQVYIEYRSEEGTNGGGGTFLITAAGQKLQAKVQSTGGASGFQCFHMGELQFPAAGEYTIHLQAEQITGAYLMQPRCIKLV; encoded by the coding sequence ATGATAAAAAAAAGCTTGGATCAAGCAAAAGTGGAGACTGAAAATTTGCTAGATGATCCGTTTAATATACAAAGCGCCGAAATCCCGCTAGATGATGAACAAAATCGACGTATGGAGTGGTGGAGACAGGCGCGGCTGGGCTTATTCATTCACTGGGGACCTTATTCTCTGACTGCGGGCGAGTGGAAGGGGAAAGAAATACAAGCTTCCTACAGCGAGCATATTATGCTTCGCGCACAAATCTCGGTTGCCGAATATGAGGAAATGGCAAAGGACTTCTATCCGTCAGCCTTTGATGCGGTGAGGTGGGTGCGGACGGCTAAGCAGGCAGGCATGAAATATATCATTCTTACAGCCAAGCATCATGACGGCTTTGCATTATACGATTCGAAAGTATCCGATTATTCAATCGTCAAGCATAATTCATTTGGTCGAGACCCGCTTAGAGAACTAGCTGAAGCGTGCAGCGCAGAAGGAATTGTTTTTGGAATTTACTATTCCCATGCGATGGATTGGCATGATCCGGATTCACAAGGTAATACTTGGGATTACCCAGGAAATATCGGTGCTTATGACGAAGTTGAAACATGGATACAAGATTCGGATAAACGGACGCGCTTTGAACGCTATTTGCACGATAAATCAATCCCTCAGGTCCGTGAACTGCTAACGGACTACGGGAAGGTTGGTCTAATGTGGTTTGACTGCGGTGGCAAGCTGACACGGGAGCAGGGAGAGCAGTTTTTGGCGGCCGTTCACGGCGTTCAGCCAGATTGCTTAGTCAATAGCCGGGTTTGGAAGGCTCCTCTCGGGGACTATTCCAATAGCTCCGATAACCAGCTTACAACTCGTACACTTAGGCGGGATTGGGAAAATATTATTACATTAAACGACTCATGGGGCTACAAAAAATCTGATCATAACTGGAAATCACCCCTAGCGATCATCAAGCAGATGATCGATGTCGTGAGCAAAAACGGAAATTTGGTCATCAATATCGGTCCGATGGCGTCAGGTGAATGGGATCCAGTATCCGAATCGATTTTACTTGAAATTGGCAGTTGGCTAACTGCTAATGGAGACAGCATTTATGGTGCCGGCGCGGCGCCAACGGCCAGACCTTTCTGGGGAAGATGCACCTTGAAAGGAAATACGCTGTTTCTACATGTGTTCGACCGTCCCTTGGGTTCCAAACTGATTGTTCCCGGATTGAAAACCGAGGTTCAAAGGGTGTTTGTTTTGGATGGCGGCAAGGAATTGGTTTTTTCTCAGGTGTCAGATCAGGATTTGGAGGTTGAACTGCCTGCCTTGACGGAATCTGGCAATTCTTCTAACGCCAAGCCGCTGGTCATCGCTGTCGTCTGCACGGGTCCTGTAGAAGGCAATCCAGTCAAACTGCTGGATTCGGGAGGACATGATTCGCTTGAATTGGGGGTATTTGAAAGCGAGATCGCCGGTCCCACCCTTCGTTATGATACGGGGAAAAAAGATCGAGATAATTTGCTGGACTGGACGGATCAGGAGGATGAAGCGGTCTGGAGAGTCCGGACATTAGGACCGATGAAATTTCAGGTCTATATCGAATATCGCAGCGAAGAAGGAACGAATGGGGGCGGTGGAACCTTCCTGATCACGGCAGCGGGACAAAAACTGCAGGCAAAGGTGCAGTCTACCGGAGGAGCCTCTGGCTTCCAATGTTTTCATATGGGAGAGCTGCAATTTCCTGCAGCAGGAGAATATACAATTCATCTTCAGGCAGAACAAATTACAGGTGCTTATCTGATGCAGCCTAGATGTATAAAACTGGTGTGA